A window from Salvia miltiorrhiza cultivar Shanhuang (shh) chromosome 2, IMPLAD_Smil_shh, whole genome shotgun sequence encodes these proteins:
- the LOC131012481 gene encoding protochlorophyllide reductase-like isoform X2: MALQAASLFPSTLCISKENKGIAIKETSLFGAALPAGIKAEFSPSFHKQELRKKLSNGAIKAQTAATAPATNQASSERKKTLRKGSVIITGASSGLGLAAAKSLAETGKWHVIMACRNFLKAEQAAKSAGMAKENYTVMHLDLASLDSVRQFVETFRRSEMPLDALVCNAAIYLPTAKEPTFTAEGFELSVGTNHLGHFLLARLLVHDFKKSDYPLKRLIIVGSITGNDNTLAGNVPPKANLGDLRGLAGGLNGVGSSSMIDGGEFDGAKAYKDSKVCNMLTMQEFHRRYHEETGISFASLYPGCIAETALFRNHIPLFRILFPPFQKYITKGYVSEKEAGDRLAQVVSDPSLSKSGVYWSWNRTSASFENQLSKEASDAEKARKLWEVSEKLVGLA, encoded by the exons ATGGCTCTTCAAGCAGCTTCGTTGTTTCCCTCTACTCTCTGCATTTCGAAagag AATAAGGGAATTGCAATAAAAGAGACATCTCTGTTTGGAGCTGCGCTGCCGGCAGGAATTAAAGCTGAATTTAGCCCATCTTTTCACAAG CAAGAGTTGAGGAAAAAGCTATCAAATGGAGCAATCAAGGCACAAACAGCAGCCACAGCTCCGGCCACCAACCAGGCCTCCTCGGAGAGGAAGAAAACCCTACGCAAGGGCAGCGTGATCATCACCGGTGCATCGTCGGGGCTAGGCCTTGCCGCCGCCAAGTCCCTCGCCGAGACCGGGAAATGGCACGTGATCATGGCGTGCCGGAACTTCCTCAAGGCCGAGCAGGCCGCAAAGTCGGCCGGCATGGCCAAGGAGAACTACACCGTGATGCACCTCGACCTCGCCTCCCTCGACAGCGTCCGTCAGTTTGTCGAGACCTTCCGCCGCTCGGAGATGCCGTTGGACGCTCTAGTGTGCAATGCCGCGATTTATCTCCCGACTGCCAAAGAGCCGACTTTCACGGCCGAAGGGTTCGAGCTGAGCGTCGGCACCAACCATCTTGGCCATTTCTTGCTCGCCCGGCTGCTCGTCCACGACTTCAAGAAGTCGGACTACCCGCTGAAGCGCCTCATCATCGTTGGCTCCATTACAG GGAACGACAACACCTTGGCTGGGAATGTGCCTCCGAAGGCGAATCTCGGGGATCTGAGGGGCCTAGCCGGAGGTCTGAACGGCGTCGGCAGCTCCTCCATGATCGATGGTGGCGAGTTCGACGGAGCAAAGGCCTACAAAGACAGCAAGGTTTGCAACATGCTGACGATGCAGGAGTTCCACAGACGCTACCACGAAGAAACCGGCATCAGCTTCGCCTCGCTCTACCCCGGCTGCATAGCCGAGACCGCTCTGTTTAGGAACCACATTCCTCTGTTTAGGATTCTGTTCCCACCATTTCAGAAGTACATCACCAAGGGCTACGTTTCGGAAAAAGAAGCCGGAGACAGGCTTGCACAG GTGGTGAGTGATCCGAGCCTGTCGAAGTCGGGGGTGTACTGGAGCTGGAACAGGACCTCGGCCTCGTTCGAGAACCAGCTGTCGAAAGAGGCGAGTGATGCGGAGAAGGCGCGCAAGCTGTGGGAGGTGAGCGAGAAGCTCGTTGGGTTGGCTTGA
- the LOC131012481 gene encoding protochlorophyllide reductase-like isoform X1, translating into MALQAASLFPSTLCISKENKGIAIKETSLFGAALPAGIKAEFSPSFHKQELRKKLSNGAIKAQTAATAPATNQASSERKKTLRKGSVIITGASSGLGLAAAKSLAETGKWHVIMACRNFLKAEQAAKSAGMAKENYTVMHLDLASLDSVRQFVETFRRSEMPLDALVCNAAIYLPTAKEPTFTAEGFELSVGTNHLGHFLLARLLVHDFKKSDYPLKRLIIVGSITGNDNTLAGNVPPKANLGDLRGLAGGLNGVGSSSMIDGGEFDGAKAYKDSKVCNMLTMQEFHRRYHEETGISFASLYPGCIAETALFRNHIPLFRILFPPFQKYITKGYVSEKEAGDRLAQVDVVVVVVIVADDDDVAFLKLFLCVFKVVSDPSLSKSGVYWSWNRTSASFENQLSKEASDAEKARKLWEVSEKLVGLA; encoded by the exons ATGGCTCTTCAAGCAGCTTCGTTGTTTCCCTCTACTCTCTGCATTTCGAAagag AATAAGGGAATTGCAATAAAAGAGACATCTCTGTTTGGAGCTGCGCTGCCGGCAGGAATTAAAGCTGAATTTAGCCCATCTTTTCACAAG CAAGAGTTGAGGAAAAAGCTATCAAATGGAGCAATCAAGGCACAAACAGCAGCCACAGCTCCGGCCACCAACCAGGCCTCCTCGGAGAGGAAGAAAACCCTACGCAAGGGCAGCGTGATCATCACCGGTGCATCGTCGGGGCTAGGCCTTGCCGCCGCCAAGTCCCTCGCCGAGACCGGGAAATGGCACGTGATCATGGCGTGCCGGAACTTCCTCAAGGCCGAGCAGGCCGCAAAGTCGGCCGGCATGGCCAAGGAGAACTACACCGTGATGCACCTCGACCTCGCCTCCCTCGACAGCGTCCGTCAGTTTGTCGAGACCTTCCGCCGCTCGGAGATGCCGTTGGACGCTCTAGTGTGCAATGCCGCGATTTATCTCCCGACTGCCAAAGAGCCGACTTTCACGGCCGAAGGGTTCGAGCTGAGCGTCGGCACCAACCATCTTGGCCATTTCTTGCTCGCCCGGCTGCTCGTCCACGACTTCAAGAAGTCGGACTACCCGCTGAAGCGCCTCATCATCGTTGGCTCCATTACAG GGAACGACAACACCTTGGCTGGGAATGTGCCTCCGAAGGCGAATCTCGGGGATCTGAGGGGCCTAGCCGGAGGTCTGAACGGCGTCGGCAGCTCCTCCATGATCGATGGTGGCGAGTTCGACGGAGCAAAGGCCTACAAAGACAGCAAGGTTTGCAACATGCTGACGATGCAGGAGTTCCACAGACGCTACCACGAAGAAACCGGCATCAGCTTCGCCTCGCTCTACCCCGGCTGCATAGCCGAGACCGCTCTGTTTAGGAACCACATTCCTCTGTTTAGGATTCTGTTCCCACCATTTCAGAAGTACATCACCAAGGGCTACGTTTCGGAAAAAGAAGCCGGAGACAGGCTTGCACAGGTggatgttgttgttgttgttgttattgttgctgatgatgatgatgttgcaTTCTTGAAactgtttttgtgtgtgtttaagGTGGTGAGTGATCCGAGCCTGTCGAAGTCGGGGGTGTACTGGAGCTGGAACAGGACCTCGGCCTCGTTCGAGAACCAGCTGTCGAAAGAGGCGAGTGATGCGGAGAAGGCGCGCAAGCTGTGGGAGGTGAGCGAGAAGCTCGTTGGGTTGGCTTGA